From Punica granatum isolate Tunisia-2019 chromosome 1, ASM765513v2, whole genome shotgun sequence:
taagaaaatgtaatatGTTTTCTAagtaatatcattttcttcatcctATTTGGTATTATAATTCATTTCCAATTATTCTAAATTTGTTATTGTATGTACTAATATTTGAATGCTTTCACTTTAAGAATCTATATAACTTAATGAATATTTCAATTGTGATGTCAAAATTTGTAAAAATCCATCACTCTAAACAATAAGCCAGGGCAAAAAAGCTAGTTTTTAAATGTGCGTAGAATGAGCATCTATAGACACACCTCATTTAAGTGAAGGAATTGTTTTTCTTGTTATTCTATCTATCTAGTCCTTGATATACATACAGTTCCTctttaatcaattaaattatcaaTGAATTAcatgtatttatttttatagtgaTCACACTACGTATATTGTCgtttctcctttttattttttttggtggaaacGGGGCAACCGTTTCTCCTTTTTATGTAATCTTTCTTTTGAGCACTTTCCTCTCTTATACTCACCTTCTGTCATGGAAAGGATTTCTCATTTACTGCCGTGAATTAATTAGCGAAGCTCAAAATAATGTGAAACTGAAGGAAATAGAGGGGGAGGGGATAAAACTGGAATCAGCTTTCGACTGGGTGGCAAATACATGCGTGCATGGAGAGACTACGTACGTCGGATTTCTAGCAAAGCAACtattaagaataataattatttcgGTGAACCAATTTTCTAGTACATAAACATTCCGAAGATCGTTGTTCGCTTACTGATGGCTTTAGTATCAAACCGAAAAATGACTTCTTTAGCTTATTATAATTCTAAGAAAATTTCTTGCAACATAAACATTATTTCAGTTGAGTCAAGCAAGAAACAATTGCGCCCTACTACATGAACACGAAGCTGCGGACCAGACAAGCGAGGTAATCTCAAGGCAATGCATCCGCCATACATGTTCATGAGATCAACATCGGATTATCAACCTAGGTAGGATAGGAGGGTCCGACAGCAGTTAACTACCGCACACGAAGATGAAAGGCCTATGATGGGACGAGCTCGATGTTAGAACTGTAATCTCACGAGTTGCACTGTGCTCTGAGCTATTGGGCCCACAACGGGAAGTCTACGTCTGGAAGAGCCTGCCATGTTTATGGGCCGTGGGCCCAATTAAAAGCCCAAATCTGTCATGACCAGCGCCTCAGCGTTGATTGCCTGACGTCGAACCCTCTCCATCAAACTTACAGACCATACATTCGACCGGTGCAAAATCACAGCCACAAGGATAATCGTCCGAATCGACTCGTTATCGGCGCACAACAAACTAGCTACATTAAATAAAGGCGTTTGACAGACGACCGCCCTAGCGCTAAGTAAGAGGAACAATCATATACAATGATAACACCGAAATTGGATACTACGTGACCTGCTCCCGAATATTTAATTGGGCTTCTGTTGGGCTTCAACCTTGGAGTGAACGCACTTGGAGTGGTCCGCCTGCTGGTGGATCTCGGGGCACTTCTAGGCCACGTCGCGGATCCATCGTCTCCGTAGTCTACACACCTACATGCATCCATGTTCCGGTCATAATCTCTTGTGGTGACAACTCCGGGCGCTTTGGTCTCACCGGGACGGGGAAAGGGCAGCTGGCTCGGTTCTTGGTTTCCAACGGGGTACAGCTCCTCGTTGTTCATCGCCATAATTATGTGACGATCACTTGATGATGTCCGCGTTAGTCGGCTCGAGATTTGGGCACGGCAAAATAAATGGAAGAACTGCGGCCGGTTTCTACCTAGTGTATTGTCGGTTGCTCAAAGAAAGAGATGGACGACCCGGTACGTGTAACTTGTAAGAACTTTGGGCGATGACACTTGTCACAGCAGACACGTGGCTAGGACGATCCGGGACATGTGCATGGATTATAAACAGTCGGTCTCCAAACTCTTTCCAAATTCATaagaaatttaaagaaaatttccaaatcctttccattaatttaaaaaatttccagCTAATGCTCTCTTAACCTGTTAGAGGCCAGAAAATTAGTCCGACTTAAGGACTCGACTTATCATCATGGTCCACTTTCATATGTCCAAATTGATAATAATGtcttgtgtatatatatccttCACAATTatctttcatatatttattaatatatttgatattatcCATTGAATTTTCTGCtgatatatattctatatCTTAACGAGATATTTCCTACCTCTAATCCTATATTGTATATTTACTGGTTATACATAGTCATAAATATGATACATATTATGATGttctaatgaaaatttcttaCAATCTCTATAAATACCCTTTCATGTACGTCTAAACTTGAGGTTTAACTCTTCTACATTTCTTCGATACATTCTCATTTAAGCATAGGAGAGGAAAATCGAGATTTCCCacgtttttctctttttgtagGTCACTCGAGACTCGTGGTCTGTACGTGATCAAGGTCCGAAAATCGAGATCCTAACATAACCATTAtaaaaaaacctaaaataACAATGATCACAAAATGAATATTTAATCTCgtcaattttatgaaaaaaaaaacatcaatTAAACTAACATCTCTCGAAAGAGCTTCATCTCATTGAGTTTCAACAAACACAAGCCATAAtaagttaaaataattacCTAATTAAACACATAAAACTCCTTAATCCTCTTCTTCAAGCAGGGACAAAGCCCCGATTTTCATTCGGAGACGCAAAAATAGGTCTTGATGTAGATAatgcaaaattatttttttcagaaggggtaaaatattaattttatatgagCAAAACCTTGAACGCATATAACTTttgaagtaaaattttaaaaatgctCAAACTTCGGGGGGATAATTGCCCCCAATGGAGGCTGGAGCCCATGTGGGTCCGCCACTGTCCACGAATTCTACATCTTCATTAATTAACGTCTTCTTCTGACACATTGAAGACACGATACATTTCCCTACAATTAGCACCTATGTAAAAGGAgacataaaaattcaaaaaaggaactaataaaataaatagtaactacacaaattttatattttgataaaGTTCGCAGTCTACCGCTTAATTGAATGataattcataaaattaacaaatgcatgatatatttttgtaatttatgcTTTAGCGAGTTTGGAACAGGTTTTAGAGTAAGATTCCCAAACCCTCCAGGGCTCTGATGAAAAATCCAACCCTTTCCATGATCATATGGGCAAAACCCTTTTACTGTCCATCAGAATCTGAGAAGGGTCAAAACCCGTTCATGTGAACCCATGAACATCCCTACTTGAGGTTGCTTCCCATTCAGGTCGTCGACTTGGTTTGGTGATGGACGGAGGACCGAATTAGCGGCcatattcttcattttttcttatatcgcgtgatatttgaattttgtccGACTAATTTCTACTTCCCTTATGCAAGCTTGCAAGCTTACAAGATAGTATAAATCGGCCAAAGCCACAAACTGGTCCTAAGGGTTTCTAAAACTGGGATAATAGACCATTTCTTATCATTAAGCTAAACTCCAAAGTCCAAGGGTTGTCGGCCAGATTCTTCAGTACTCGAAGACCGCTGGCTTTTTCATGAAAGGGTAAGATTAGAAATTTTCAAACTTTAGTAGGCTTGATTAGGTAAAGCAAAAATGCATGGACTTAAGgtagaaaaattcaaagttgAGAGACTATtctttaataaaagaaaaagtaataactTCCCCGGGGGGTTCCTATACTACTGGGAGACCTACTGACCTCGACTGCACATTTCTCCATGGCCAGCAGCAGCCGAGACAGAGACGATCTCCTCTCCTCCTTCACCGCCGCCAACCACTCACAGTCCTCCTCCCCGGTCACCGTTTCTGACCCCCTCGACATCTTCCACGAGCCCTCCGGCAGCGCCCCCGGGAGCTTCCAGGGCGAGGGCCTGCTTGGCTCCGGCGATGGCGGAGGCTGCAGCTCCGACGCCGACTTCGGGTTCTCTCGCCCGGAATTTCGGCAGGCCCAGCTCGCCGGTACCGTGCAGTTCTACGAGCGCCACGTCTTCCTCTGCTACAAGAACCCTAGGGTTTGGCCCCCGAGGATCGAGGCCGCCGAGTTCGATCGCCTACCGAGGCTTCTCTCCGCCGCTGTGTCAGCTCACAAGGCTGATATGAAGAGAGAGGTATATCAACGAGTTGGTGAATTTAGCTTCTATGGCCAAGCTCAGTGAAATTAGTTAAGCTCAGTGAAAAATGCAAACTTGATAGAAGTGAAGGTTTGGAATCAACTAAATAGCACCACTCGCTGTTGCTTGGAGGGTGTTTTGAAAGCAGATATATGCAGTTTCCGTTATATGTTGCATACTAATTTGAAGAAATTAAGGTAACTACAAGGCTGATTTCAAACAATGTCCGATTGTTGGATCAACGATCAAGTGTTTAATAAAGCATATTAGTTTCTGTTATTTACGTAAAGCTCATTGCTTCGTTATGTTAGTTTTCTTTCCGGGAGGTGATTTAGCGTGTAGTTAGAAAGAACTAAGTAATGGTTTGAACGATGAATGGACTGCTGACTACAGTAGCTATAAAACCAGTTCTCTTTTTAATAGGTATCAAAGCCCCTGAATTGTTATTAATCTTTGCGGTTCATCTTCACAAATATTCAAACTTGATAGAAACGAACGTTTGAAATTAATGTGTTTAGAGTGCAGATATaggtaattttctttttttaccttgctttataatttgaagaaatAGGTTAAATGCAAGGCAATCTTCAGGCAAAGTGTTATTCCTGGATCACCGATTAGGTGTTTAATGAAGCAgataaatttttcttatttgcgTAAAGGACATTGCTATGTTGTGATAGTTGGAACTAATGGTTTGAACAATCGCTTGAATAAATGGACAGCTAACTTCAATAGCTGTAATGGATCAAAccgtttttttttaatcgtaAAATGGTATTAGTCCTGAATTCTGTGATTAATCTTCTGTTATTTTTGCTTGTTCAAAGAAGCATGGAGTAATTGCTTAATTTGATATTTCACTGCATTATACAGTATCTTGTGATGTTTTTTATCTGATGTGAATTTCTTGATTCCCACCCTCCTGAAAATGAAGACCCGCTTAACAATATGTGAAGGGCACGATGGTACTGAGACCTCAAATGGGGATGTATTGATTTTTCCAGACATGATTAGATACAGGTATCCTCTCCTTTAGTACTTCTTCTTCCCCTGCTTCCATCACGATCTGTTTactgaaaataatatatgtgaATTATACAGGAGATTGACGCATTTTGATGTGGATACTTTTGTCGAAGAGGTACTTGTGAAGGATAGCGAGTGGCTCCCCGGGAATCCTGAAATGCTTAGTGGTTCATATGTCTTCGTGTGTTCACATGGGTCTCGGGATCGTCGCTGTGGACTCTGTGGACCCTCTCTTGTCAATAGGTTCAGGGAAGAGATAGAAATATATGGTCTTCAGGGTAAAGTGTCCGTTAGCCCATGTTCCCATGTTGGGGGACACAAGTATGCTGGGAACGTGATAATATTTGGAGTTGACGCTAGTGGATCAGTCTCTGGTCACTGGTACTTTCTCTTTCGCATTTGATATTGGTAGTCTTTTTTCAATGTTTGCATTGTATGATTTGATTATAAGGATGTAGTGCTATGTGAATTGTGACTGCCTCTTTTCCTTCCTGTTGAAATTGCAGGTATGGGTATGTTGCACCTGAAGATGTGCCTGTGTTGCTGGAGCAGCATACTGGAAGAGGTGAAATCGTGGACAGGCTTTGGAGGTAGTTTTCTTCGTTTATTAATGGCCTGTGACAATTGTGGGTTATATGGTCCTTACATTACatcaataaaatggaaagAAGATCAACAAAACAGAAGATGGAATCAGGCCTTACCGTGTCTAATCAATATCGGGAACCTGAATTGACTACAGGGGTCAGATGGGTTTATCGGAGGAGGAGCAGAAGAAATCC
This genomic window contains:
- the LOC116189978 gene encoding uncharacterized protein LOC116189978 encodes the protein MASSSRDRDDLLSSFTAANHSQSSSPVTVSDPLDIFHEPSGSAPGSFQGEGLLGSGDGGGCSSDADFGFSRPEFRQAQLAGTVQFYERHVFLCYKNPRVWPPRIEAAEFDRLPRLLSAAVSAHKADMKRETRLTICEGHDGTETSNGDVLIFPDMIRYRRLTHFDVDTFVEEVLVKDSEWLPGNPEMLSGSYVFVCSHGSRDRRCGLCGPSLVNRFREEIEIYGLQGKVSVSPCSHVGGHKYAGNVIIFGVDASGSVSGHWYGYVAPEDVPVLLEQHTGRGEIVDRLWRGQMGLSEEEQKKSQEQRFQLQSRSTVGNPANEFIDLKRERKNLSDLSPPEESLGCCPENGSSSCCQSSLFSDKSENSGSREKSTKGKNESKSGKNLLSRLNSGKGNRTRKVCSMPTWYESWEREDSYAALAVLCAAVSVAVAYSCYKQLG